GTTAAGTATAAAAGAGGCATTTGTAAGAATAATAAATGGAGAAATCTTTATTATGGGGATGTCTATAGTACCTTGGGCTTTTGGAAGTGTATATAATCCAGAAGAAAGAAGAGTAAGAAAACTTCTTTTACATAAAAAAGAGATAAAAAAACTTCATGAAAAAGTAAGTCAAAAGGGATATACTATTGTTCCTTTAGATGTTCATCTTTCAAGAGGATATGTAAAAATTACCATTGCAGCTGCTAGAGGTAAGAAAAATTATGATAAGAGAGAAGCTATAGCAGCAAGGGATAGTAAGAGAAATATAGATAGAATGATGAAATATAACTAGAAAAAATTATCTTTTTGTGATATACTATAATACACAATTAAATATGGGGATGTCTAGGTCTCGACGGGATTATGAGGTT
The window above is part of the Fusobacterium sp. DD2 genome. Proteins encoded here:
- the smpB gene encoding SsrA-binding protein SmpB; the encoded protein is MILARNKKAFFDYFIEDKFEAGIELVGSEVKSAKAGKLSIKEAFVRIINGEIFIMGMSIVPWAFGSVYNPEERRVRKLLLHKKEIKKLHEKVSQKGYTIVPLDVHLSRGYVKITIAAARGKKNYDKREAIAARDSKRNIDRMMKYN